A single window of Agromyces aureus DNA harbors:
- the serB gene encoding phosphoserine phosphatase SerB: MSAGARGRFGGPLVVLDADSTLIREEAIELLAEAAGSLPLVAEVTERAMRGELDFAASLRERVATLAGLGVDDLAHARTRMTPTPGVQELIDGVHAVGGVVGVVSGGFHELLDPLAERLGLDFCRANRLELDGGRLTGRVDGPIVDAEAKAVALEEWAAAASVPLKYTVAIGDGANDLRMLAKAGLGVAFCAKPVVRAQADVAITTPDLSQALALLGLRG; encoded by the coding sequence GTGAGCGCAGGCGCACGCGGCCGCTTCGGCGGCCCGCTCGTCGTGCTCGACGCCGACTCCACGCTCATCCGCGAGGAGGCCATCGAACTCCTCGCCGAGGCCGCCGGCAGCCTGCCGCTCGTCGCCGAGGTGACCGAGCGCGCCATGCGCGGCGAACTGGACTTCGCCGCGAGCCTGCGCGAACGCGTCGCGACGCTCGCCGGGCTCGGGGTCGACGACCTCGCGCACGCGCGAACGCGCATGACGCCGACGCCCGGCGTCCAGGAGCTCATCGACGGCGTGCACGCCGTCGGCGGTGTGGTGGGCGTCGTCTCCGGCGGATTCCACGAACTGCTCGATCCGCTCGCCGAGCGCCTCGGGCTCGACTTCTGCCGAGCGAACCGCCTCGAGCTCGATGGCGGCCGACTCACCGGTCGGGTCGACGGCCCGATCGTCGACGCCGAGGCGAAGGCCGTCGCGCTCGAGGAGTGGGCGGCCGCGGCATCCGTGCCCCTGAAGTACACCGTCGCGATCGGCGACGGGGCGAACGACCTGCGCATGCTGGCGAAGGCCGGCCTGGGCGTGGCGTTCTGCGCGAAGCCCGTGGTGCGAGCCCAGGCGGATGTCGCGATCACGACGCCCGACCTCTCGCAGGCGCTGGCGCTGCTCGGACTGCGCGGCTGA
- a CDS encoding glucose-1-phosphate adenylyltransferase produces the protein MVTRKVFGIVLAGGEGKRLMPLTEDRAKPAVPFGGQYRLIDFALSNLLNSGLRQIVVLTQYKSHSLDRHVSQTWRMSGLLNSYVASVPAQQRLGKRWFSGSADAILQSLNLIYDEQPDIIVVVGADHVYRMDFSQMIDAHIASGAAATVAAIRQPISLADQFGVIEVDPNNPEHIHRFLEKPSDPVGLPDSPGEVLASMGNYVFNADALIDAVLRDGELTDSSHDMGGDIIPAFVAQGAAGVYDLNRNDVPGSTDRDRYYWRDVGTIDSFFEAHQDLISVMPVFNLYNREWPIFSQQLNSPPAKFTRDARGTLGTVIDSIVSLGSVISGAHVERSVLGPWAVVGSGAHVADSILFDRARIDAGATVQRAILDKEVVVEAGARIGVDRAEDLARGFIVTDSGITVVGKGSRVRAAGA, from the coding sequence ATGGTCACGCGCAAGGTATTCGGCATCGTCCTCGCTGGCGGCGAGGGCAAGCGACTCATGCCCCTCACCGAGGACCGGGCGAAGCCCGCGGTGCCGTTCGGCGGGCAGTACCGTCTCATCGACTTCGCCCTGTCGAACCTGTTGAACTCGGGTCTGCGGCAGATCGTCGTGCTGACGCAGTACAAGTCGCACAGCCTCGACCGGCACGTCTCGCAGACCTGGCGCATGAGCGGTCTCCTGAACTCGTACGTCGCCTCGGTGCCCGCCCAGCAGCGCCTCGGCAAGCGGTGGTTCTCGGGGTCGGCCGACGCGATCCTGCAGAGCCTCAACCTGATCTACGACGAGCAGCCCGACATCATCGTCGTCGTCGGCGCCGATCACGTGTACCGCATGGACTTCAGCCAGATGATCGACGCACACATCGCGTCGGGCGCGGCGGCGACCGTGGCCGCGATCCGTCAGCCGATCTCGCTCGCCGATCAGTTCGGCGTCATCGAGGTCGACCCGAACAACCCCGAGCACATCCACCGGTTCCTCGAGAAGCCCTCCGACCCGGTCGGCCTGCCCGACTCCCCCGGCGAGGTGCTCGCCTCGATGGGCAACTACGTGTTCAACGCCGACGCCCTCATCGACGCGGTGCTCCGCGACGGCGAGCTGACCGACTCCAGCCACGACATGGGCGGCGACATCATCCCCGCGTTCGTGGCCCAGGGCGCGGCCGGCGTCTACGACCTCAATCGCAACGACGTGCCCGGTTCGACCGACCGCGACCGGTACTACTGGCGCGACGTGGGAACGATCGACTCGTTCTTCGAGGCGCACCAGGACCTCATCTCGGTCATGCCGGTCTTCAACCTGTACAACCGCGAGTGGCCGATCTTCAGCCAGCAGTTGAACTCGCCGCCGGCCAAGTTCACGCGCGACGCGCGCGGCACCCTCGGCACCGTGATCGACTCGATCGTGTCGCTCGGTTCCGTGATCTCGGGCGCGCACGTCGAGCGCAGCGTGCTCGGGCCGTGGGCGGTCGTGGGCTCGGGGGCGCACGTCGCCGACTCGATCCTGTTCGACCGCGCACGCATCGATGCCGGCGCGACCGTGCAGCGGGCGATCCTCGACAAGGAGGTCGTCGTCGAGGCCGGCGCCCGCATCGGCGTCGACCGTGCCGAAGACCTCGCCCGCGGGTTCATCGTGACCGACAGCGGCATCACGGTCGTCGGCAAGGGATCCAGGGTCCGGGCGGCCGGCGCGTGA
- the glgA gene encoding glycogen synthase translates to MRVDLLTREYPPEIYGGAGVHVAELVRALRRDIEVVVRAFGAPRDEPGTFGYATPEAFEGRNAAVGTMGVDLLMAADAAGADLVHSHTWYANFAGFTAKRLHGVPHVVTAHSLEPLRPWKAEQLGGGYRLSSWVERAAFEDADAVIAVSEGMRRDILRAYPAIDPAKVEVVYNGIDLADWKPNPDADLTRSLGVDPERPSIIFVGRITRQKGLPYLLRAARLLPPEVQLVLCAGAPDTPEIMAEVTGLVDELRTERDGVVWIDRHLPRAELTALLTAATAFVCPSIYEPLGIVNLEAMACGAPVVGTATGGIPEVVDDGVTGVLVPIDQAEDGTGTPTDPERYVADLAEALTRVVSDPERAAAMGAAGRVRAEQHFGWDAIAERTREVYDRVLAR, encoded by the coding sequence ATGCGCGTCGACCTGCTCACCCGTGAATACCCGCCCGAGATCTACGGGGGAGCCGGCGTGCACGTGGCCGAACTCGTGCGGGCGCTCCGGCGAGACATCGAGGTCGTGGTGCGGGCGTTCGGCGCTCCGCGCGACGAGCCCGGCACGTTCGGCTACGCGACGCCCGAAGCGTTCGAGGGCCGCAACGCCGCGGTCGGCACCATGGGCGTCGACCTGCTCATGGCAGCGGATGCCGCCGGCGCCGATCTCGTGCACTCGCACACGTGGTACGCGAACTTCGCGGGCTTCACCGCGAAGCGCCTCCACGGCGTCCCGCACGTCGTCACGGCGCACAGCCTCGAGCCGCTCCGCCCGTGGAAGGCCGAGCAGCTCGGCGGCGGCTACCGCCTCTCGTCATGGGTCGAGCGCGCGGCCTTCGAGGACGCCGACGCCGTGATCGCGGTGAGCGAGGGCATGCGCCGCGACATCCTGCGCGCCTACCCGGCGATCGACCCCGCGAAGGTGGAGGTCGTCTACAACGGCATCGACCTCGCGGACTGGAAGCCGAACCCCGACGCCGACCTGACCCGCTCCCTCGGCGTCGACCCCGAGCGTCCTTCGATCATCTTCGTCGGCCGCATCACCCGGCAGAAGGGCCTGCCGTACCTCCTCCGTGCCGCGCGCCTGCTGCCGCCGGAGGTGCAGCTCGTGCTCTGCGCCGGCGCACCGGACACGCCCGAGATCATGGCCGAGGTCACCGGACTCGTCGACGAGCTCCGCACGGAGCGCGACGGTGTCGTCTGGATCGACCGGCACCTGCCACGGGCCGAGCTCACCGCGCTGCTCACGGCCGCGACCGCGTTCGTGTGCCCCTCGATCTACGAACCCCTCGGCATCGTGAACCTCGAGGCCATGGCCTGCGGGGCGCCGGTGGTCGGCACCGCCACGGGCGGCATCCCCGAGGTCGTCGACGACGGCGTCACCGGCGTGCTCGTGCCCATCGATCAGGCCGAGGACGGCACCGGCACCCCGACGGACCCCGAGCGCTACGTCGCCGACCTCGCCGAGGCGCTCACCCGGGTCGTCTCCGATCCGGAGCGCGCTGCCGCCATGGGCGCGGCTGGCCGCGTCCGCGCCGAGCAGCATTTCGGATGGGACGCGATCGCGGAGCGCACACGCGAGGTCTACGACCGCGTACTCGCCCGCTGA
- a CDS encoding ABC transporter ATP-binding protein, with amino-acid sequence MASTVLQFQDVSVVRDGNSILDSVTWSVESDERWVVLGPNGAGKTTLLQIAAAAMHPTSGTASVLGEKLGKADVFELRPMIGFASTAMARKIPRNETVIDSVLTAAYSVTGRWNEEYEEIDVRRAQRVLSEWGLEGFADRRFGSLSDGEQKRVQIARSVMTDPELLLLDEPAASLDLGAREELVGLLGGYASSSASPAIVMVTHHVEEIPNGFTHALLLAKGAVVAAGPLAEALTSETLTNAFGISIELSETDGRYTARAS; translated from the coding sequence ATGGCGAGTACGGTGCTGCAGTTCCAGGATGTTTCGGTGGTTCGCGACGGGAATTCGATCCTCGATTCCGTGACGTGGAGCGTCGAATCCGACGAACGCTGGGTCGTGCTCGGGCCGAACGGCGCCGGCAAGACCACGCTGCTGCAGATCGCGGCCGCGGCGATGCACCCGACCAGCGGCACGGCCTCCGTGCTCGGAGAGAAGCTCGGCAAGGCCGACGTCTTCGAGCTCCGGCCGATGATCGGCTTCGCGTCCACGGCGATGGCACGAAAGATCCCGCGCAACGAGACGGTCATCGACTCGGTCCTCACGGCCGCGTACTCGGTCACCGGCCGCTGGAACGAGGAGTACGAGGAGATCGACGTGCGTCGCGCTCAGCGCGTGCTCTCCGAGTGGGGCCTCGAGGGCTTCGCCGACCGCCGGTTCGGCAGCCTCTCCGACGGCGAGCAGAAGCGCGTGCAGATCGCCCGCTCGGTCATGACCGACCCCGAACTGCTGCTGCTCGACGAGCCGGCCGCGAGCCTCGACCTCGGCGCCCGCGAGGAGCTCGTCGGACTGCTCGGCGGCTACGCGTCGTCGTCGGCGTCGCCGGCGATCGTCATGGTCACGCATCACGTCGAGGAGATCCCCAACGGATTCACGCACGCACTGCTCCTCGCCAAGGGTGCAGTCGTGGCTGCAGGCCCGCTCGCCGAGGCGCTCACGAGCGAGACGCTCACGAACGCGTTCGGCATCTCCATCGAGCTCAGCGAGACCGACGGCCGCTACACGGCGCGCGCAAGCTGA
- a CDS encoding type B 50S ribosomal protein L31 — translation MKTDIHPEYAAVVFRDLASGATFLTRSTVSSDKTIELDGETYPVIDVEISSESHPFYTGKQRIMDSAGRVEKFNKRFAGFGK, via the coding sequence ATGAAGACCGACATCCACCCCGAGTACGCTGCCGTCGTCTTCCGCGACCTCGCCTCGGGCGCAACGTTCCTCACCCGTTCGACGGTGTCGAGCGACAAGACCATCGAGCTCGACGGCGAGACCTACCCGGTCATCGACGTCGAGATCTCGTCGGAGTCGCACCCGTTCTACACGGGCAAGCAGCGCATCATGGACTCGGCCGGCCGCGTCGAGAAGTTCAACAAGCGCTTCGCCGGCTTCGGCAAGTAA
- a CDS encoding exonuclease domain-containing protein yields MDSANAAHWADTLAVFDLETTGIDVDTCRIVTAHVGVIGRDGEELERRQWIVDPGVEIPTAASLIHGVSTERARLEGAAAPTAVAEIIAALADASARRLPIVAYNAAYDLTVLAREAERYALVGLPGPDAVVDPLVIDKAVDRYRRGKRTLTATCEHYGVRLDDAHDAGADAVAAGRVAQAIARTYPELAAIALADLHARQIDWCHEQAESYQAWRRKNGEPEFTTSGAWPVR; encoded by the coding sequence ATGGATTCCGCGAACGCCGCACACTGGGCCGACACCCTCGCCGTCTTCGACCTCGAGACCACGGGAATCGACGTCGACACCTGCCGCATCGTGACCGCGCACGTCGGCGTGATCGGCCGCGACGGCGAGGAGCTCGAACGGCGTCAGTGGATCGTCGACCCCGGCGTCGAGATCCCCACGGCCGCCTCGCTCATCCACGGCGTCTCGACCGAGCGCGCCCGTCTCGAGGGCGCCGCCGCGCCCACGGCGGTCGCCGAGATCATCGCGGCCCTCGCGGATGCCTCGGCGCGCCGCCTGCCGATCGTGGCGTACAACGCGGCCTACGATCTCACGGTGCTCGCTCGGGAGGCCGAGCGCTACGCGCTCGTCGGCCTTCCCGGCCCCGACGCGGTCGTCGACCCCCTCGTCATCGACAAGGCGGTCGATCGGTACCGCCGCGGCAAGCGCACGCTGACGGCCACCTGCGAGCACTACGGGGTGCGACTCGACGACGCGCACGACGCCGGAGCCGACGCCGTCGCTGCGGGCCGGGTCGCCCAAGCGATCGCGCGCACCTACCCCGAGCTCGCGGCGATCGCGCTCGCCGACCTGCATGCCCGCCAGATCGACTGGTGCCACGAGCAGGCCGAGAGCTACCAGGCGTGGCGTCGCAAGAACGGCGAACCCGAGTTCACGACGTCGGGCGCCTGGCCGGTCCGCTGA
- a CDS encoding alpha/beta fold hydrolase yields the protein MIASPYAEQLARIPVSEHRLDVDGTETSWWEYGPADGPVLVLVHGFRGDHHGLEPVVAQLPGFRIISPDLPGFGASDTFATGAHDLDAYTAWLGAFIAALGIDGQYTLLGHSFGSIVTSAAVARGLSPERLILVNPIGAPALEGPRGVMTRLAVLYYRAAAALPERPGFALLRNGAVVRIMSATMAKTKSKSLRRWIHDQHDTYFSAFGTRDSVLEGFTTSVSHDVSEVAADIRVPTLLVAAERDDVTPLSAQQRLVTRFPDARLEVIPEVGHLIHYETPDQAAAMILAFLGSDRLGSEAHA from the coding sequence ATGATCGCCTCCCCGTACGCCGAGCAGCTCGCGCGCATCCCCGTCAGCGAGCACCGCCTCGACGTCGACGGCACCGAGACCTCCTGGTGGGAATACGGCCCCGCCGACGGCCCTGTGCTCGTGCTCGTGCACGGGTTCCGAGGCGACCACCACGGCCTCGAACCCGTCGTGGCGCAGCTGCCCGGCTTCCGCATCATCTCGCCCGACCTGCCCGGGTTCGGCGCGTCCGACACGTTCGCGACCGGCGCCCACGACCTCGACGCGTACACCGCGTGGCTCGGCGCGTTCATCGCCGCGCTCGGCATCGACGGTCAGTACACGCTCCTCGGCCACTCGTTCGGTTCGATCGTCACCTCCGCCGCAGTCGCCCGCGGCCTCTCGCCCGAACGCCTCATCCTCGTGAACCCCATCGGCGCTCCCGCGCTCGAGGGTCCGCGCGGCGTCATGACCCGGCTCGCGGTGCTCTACTACCGGGCGGCCGCGGCGCTGCCCGAGCGACCGGGGTTCGCCCTCCTCCGCAACGGCGCGGTCGTGCGCATCATGAGCGCGACCATGGCGAAGACGAAGTCCAAGTCGCTGCGTCGCTGGATCCACGACCAGCACGACACGTACTTCTCGGCGTTCGGCACGCGCGACTCCGTGCTCGAGGGATTCACGACCTCCGTGAGCCACGACGTCAGCGAGGTCGCCGCCGACATCCGGGTGCCGACGCTGCTCGTCGCCGCCGAACGCGACGACGTCACGCCGCTCTCGGCGCAGCAACGCCTCGTGACGCGCTTCCCCGATGCCCGGCTCGAGGTGATCCCCGAGGTGGGGCACCTCATCCACTACGAGACCCCCGACCAGGCCGCGGCGATGATCCTCGCGTTCCTCGGCTCCGACCGCCTGGGCTCCGAGGCGCACGCGTGA
- a CDS encoding glycosyltransferase family 4 protein: MKVVVDCRYTRIGRHDGISRFTAGIVTELAKRHPLTMLVNDHRQLEMLPDLPWQLVSGPTSIREPLVALQVRRLKPDIVFSPMQTMGSWGRDYRLLLTLHDLIYYENPTPPRDLPWPVRVLWRLYHLAWWPQRLLLNRADAVVTVSETTAGLIREHELTDRPVTVVPNAADDLAVPDLPRTRPAGHRLVYMGSYMPYKNVDTLVRAVGALPEHELHLLSRISRDERARLTRLAPQARLVFHNGVTDAEYAELLGGASALVHASRAEGFGIPLVEAMRLGTPVVVSDIPIFREIGGDAAMYFDPDSPQSLVAALWALERGDEWERRSAASVDVAAEYTWAASAERLLELMRRTAGPGKRRRRSRRRR; encoded by the coding sequence GTGAAGGTCGTCGTCGACTGCCGCTACACCCGCATCGGGCGTCACGACGGCATCAGCCGCTTCACCGCGGGCATCGTCACGGAGCTCGCCAAGCGGCATCCGCTCACCATGCTCGTGAACGACCACCGGCAGCTCGAGATGCTGCCCGACCTGCCGTGGCAGCTCGTGAGCGGCCCTACGAGCATTCGCGAACCCCTCGTCGCCCTGCAGGTTCGTCGCCTGAAACCCGACATCGTCTTCTCGCCGATGCAGACCATGGGGTCATGGGGGCGCGACTACCGACTGCTGCTCACCCTGCACGACCTCATCTACTACGAGAACCCGACGCCGCCGCGCGACCTGCCGTGGCCCGTGCGGGTGCTCTGGCGCCTCTACCACCTCGCCTGGTGGCCGCAGCGCCTGCTGCTGAATCGTGCCGACGCGGTCGTGACCGTCTCGGAGACGACGGCCGGACTCATCCGCGAGCACGAGCTCACCGATCGCCCGGTCACGGTCGTCCCGAACGCGGCCGACGACCTCGCCGTGCCCGACCTTCCGAGAACGCGGCCCGCCGGACACCGCCTCGTCTACATGGGCTCGTACATGCCCTACAAGAACGTCGACACCCTCGTGCGGGCGGTCGGCGCGCTGCCCGAGCACGAGTTGCACCTCCTGAGCAGGATCAGCCGCGACGAGCGTGCGCGGCTCACTCGCCTGGCGCCCCAGGCCCGTCTGGTGTTCCACAACGGCGTGACGGATGCCGAGTACGCCGAGCTGCTGGGCGGCGCGAGCGCGCTCGTGCACGCGTCACGAGCCGAGGGCTTCGGCATTCCGCTCGTCGAGGCCATGCGTCTCGGCACGCCCGTGGTCGTCAGCGACATCCCGATCTTCCGCGAGATCGGCGGCGATGCGGCCATGTACTTCGACCCCGACTCGCCCCAGTCGCTCGTCGCGGCGCTCTGGGCGCTCGAGCGCGGCGACGAATGGGAGCGGCGTTCTGCGGCATCCGTCGACGTCGCGGCCGAGTACACCTGGGCGGCATCGGCCGAGCGCCTGCTCGAGCTCATGCGACGCACGGCCGGGCCGGGCAAGCGCCGCCGGCGATCGCGCCGGCGACGCTGA
- a CDS encoding histidine phosphatase family protein, with protein sequence MTRAALPRTSPTRLVLVRHGETDWNVQRRIQGATDIPLNDAGRAQASAVASGLARGRWDGLYSSTLSRAVETAQIIGGRLGLPEPVQLTTLAERSYGVLEGLDHGGRAAVEAQAATIDGLEPRSAVIARARAALVEIAAAHPGGEVVVVTHGGVIHALMLDLSDWTFPTPDYVIGNGSVHEVLVDGADLTLVLPQAATGTAG encoded by the coding sequence ATGACGCGCGCCGCCCTCCCCCGCACCTCACCGACCCGGCTCGTGCTCGTCCGTCACGGGGAGACCGACTGGAACGTGCAGCGCCGCATCCAGGGCGCCACCGACATCCCGCTCAACGATGCCGGACGCGCGCAGGCGTCGGCCGTGGCGTCCGGCCTCGCGCGCGGCCGTTGGGACGGGCTCTACTCGAGCACGCTCTCGCGGGCGGTCGAGACGGCACAGATCATCGGCGGCCGGCTCGGCCTCCCCGAACCCGTGCAGCTCACGACGCTCGCCGAACGCAGCTACGGGGTGCTCGAGGGGCTCGATCACGGCGGCCGGGCCGCGGTCGAGGCTCAGGCGGCGACGATCGACGGTCTCGAGCCGAGATCGGCCGTGATCGCCAGAGCCCGTGCCGCACTCGTCGAGATCGCGGCCGCACACCCGGGCGGCGAGGTCGTCGTCGTGACGCACGGCGGCGTGATCCACGCACTGATGCTCGACCTCAGCGACTGGACGTTCCCGACGCCCGACTACGTGATCGGCAACGGATCGGTGCACGAGGTGCTCGTCGACGGCGCCGACCTGACCCTCGTGCTGCCGCAGGCCGCGACCGGCACCGCGGGCTGA
- a CDS encoding NAD-dependent protein deacetylase yields the protein MTSDLEIPVRGDATFDRAIDVLRGQRLAVLTGAGLSTDSGIPDYRGEGAPVRTPMTFQAFLASEAARKRYWAGSHLGWRAFGTARPNTGHRALAELESAGIVNGLVTQNVDGLHRKAGSRRVVELHGGMDRVLCLTCGQQFAREAIADRLSALNPGLEVEGAIRANPDGDVDVEDAASLVIPECTVCGGILKPDVVFFGEFVPVEVFEAAASIVRGSDVLLVAGSSLVVNSGMRLIELARRRRMPIVVVNRGITKGDSRAAVKVDAGTSETLAAFAEALIA from the coding sequence GTGACATCCGACCTCGAAATCCCCGTCCGCGGCGACGCGACGTTCGACCGAGCCATCGACGTGCTCCGGGGCCAGCGCCTCGCGGTGCTCACCGGTGCGGGCCTCAGCACGGACTCGGGCATCCCCGACTACCGCGGCGAGGGCGCACCCGTGCGTACGCCCATGACCTTCCAGGCGTTCCTCGCCTCCGAGGCCGCCCGCAAGCGCTACTGGGCCGGCAGCCACCTCGGGTGGCGCGCCTTCGGCACCGCGCGCCCGAACACCGGACATCGAGCCCTTGCCGAGCTCGAGTCCGCCGGCATCGTGAACGGTCTCGTCACGCAGAACGTCGACGGCCTGCACCGCAAGGCGGGCAGCCGTCGGGTCGTCGAACTCCACGGCGGCATGGACCGGGTGCTGTGCCTCACGTGCGGCCAGCAGTTCGCCCGCGAGGCGATCGCCGACCGACTCTCCGCCCTCAATCCCGGCCTCGAGGTCGAGGGCGCGATCCGCGCGAACCCCGACGGCGACGTCGACGTCGAGGACGCCGCCTCCCTCGTGATCCCGGAATGCACGGTGTGCGGCGGCATCCTGAAGCCCGACGTGGTGTTCTTCGGCGAGTTCGTGCCGGTCGAGGTCTTCGAGGCCGCTGCCTCGATCGTCCGCGGGTCCGACGTGCTGCTCGTCGCGGGTTCGTCGCTCGTCGTGAACTCGGGCATGCGGCTGATCGAGCTCGCTCGCCGCCGCCGGATGCCCATCGTGGTCGTGAATCGGGGCATCACCAAGGGCGACAGCCGCGCAGCGGTCAAGGTCGATGCAGGCACGAGCGAGACGCTCGCAGCCTTCGCGGAGGCGCTCATCGCCTGA
- a CDS encoding TrmH family RNA methyltransferase, with translation MHIERVRDAASDRVADYANLTDVSLRSAHEPANGLYIAESAKVILRAIRAGHRPRSVLMEEKWLAGLEAALEPFDVPVHLADADQLEEITGYRVHRGALAAFERPELPDPAELLANARRVVVLEDIVDHTNVGAIFRSVAALGADAVFVTPRCADPLYRRSVRVSMGTVFQVPWTRLPDWSDAVGLLHDAGFTIAALALSDRSITLQQLAADAPERLALVFGAEGDGLSRTVLDAADEVVRIPMAHGVDSLNVAAAAAVVLYALPAGESDDPAGSAPVLGNRGGEA, from the coding sequence ATGCACATCGAACGAGTCCGCGACGCGGCATCCGATCGCGTCGCCGACTATGCGAACCTGACGGATGTGTCGCTGCGCAGCGCCCACGAGCCTGCGAACGGCCTGTACATCGCCGAGTCCGCGAAGGTCATCCTGCGGGCGATCCGGGCAGGTCACCGGCCGCGATCGGTGCTCATGGAGGAGAAGTGGCTCGCCGGCCTCGAGGCCGCGCTCGAGCCGTTCGACGTGCCCGTGCACCTCGCCGATGCCGACCAGCTCGAGGAGATCACGGGCTATCGCGTGCACCGCGGCGCCCTCGCCGCGTTCGAGCGGCCCGAGCTGCCCGATCCGGCCGAGCTGCTCGCGAACGCGCGACGGGTCGTGGTGCTCGAGGACATCGTCGACCACACGAACGTCGGCGCGATCTTCCGCTCGGTGGCCGCGCTCGGCGCGGACGCCGTGTTCGTCACCCCGCGGTGCGCCGACCCGCTCTACCGCCGAAGCGTGCGCGTGAGCATGGGCACGGTGTTCCAGGTGCCGTGGACGCGTCTGCCCGACTGGAGCGACGCCGTCGGACTGCTGCACGACGCCGGCTTCACGATCGCCGCGCTCGCACTGTCAGACCGCTCGATCACGCTGCAGCAGCTCGCGGCCGATGCGCCCGAGCGGCTCGCACTCGTGTTCGGGGCCGAGGGCGACGGGCTCAGCCGCACCGTGCTCGATGCGGCCGACGAGGTCGTGCGCATTCCCATGGCGCACGGCGTCGACTCGTTGAACGTCGCGGCCGCGGCCGCGGTCGTGCTCTACGCGCTCCCGGCCGGCGAGTCCGACGACCCGGCCGGTTCCGCCCCAGTGCTCGGCAATCGAGGCGGCGAGGCATGA
- a CDS encoding D-alanyl-D-alanine carboxypeptidase family protein, with amino-acid sequence MTETSTPTSAKPQPDAKVYRRRRIIVFTTLAVLLGLLTTAGVYTSNALGAPIPTAAPQVEDPAPIAAAAQPLVLPGFGAYAVGAVGFDGLLAAGNDQTPMALASITKVITALTVLSEHPIPAGETGPDIAYTDADVDIYWDMIAQNGSVAPVEAGATLSLKESLEALLIPSGNNYGISISNWAFGSEAALAEKANAWLAANGLVNTHVVDSSGISDDNVGTAADMVRLGEIALEDPTIAAIVASKSVEIPELGTLTNSNKLLGTHGIDGMKTGTTDDAANLLFTADYAVGSSTVTVVGVLLGGESHAVIDEAIAAMLDSVVPGFHEVAPLTANQVLAEYDTPWGESARARAATGASLVVWNDTPVDVEVNADPITLAVRGDEVGTAVVRAGSKEIIVPLVLDATLADPGAWWRLTNPGALDEQSAQSGTE; translated from the coding sequence ATGACCGAGACATCCACCCCGACCTCCGCGAAGCCGCAACCCGACGCGAAGGTCTACCGCCGACGCCGCATCATCGTGTTCACGACGCTCGCCGTGCTGCTCGGCCTGCTGACCACGGCGGGCGTCTACACCTCGAACGCCCTCGGCGCGCCGATCCCGACCGCGGCGCCCCAGGTCGAGGATCCGGCCCCGATCGCGGCGGCCGCGCAACCGCTCGTGCTCCCGGGGTTCGGCGCGTACGCCGTGGGTGCGGTCGGATTCGACGGCCTGCTCGCCGCGGGAAACGATCAGACCCCGATGGCACTCGCGAGTATCACGAAGGTCATCACGGCGCTCACCGTGCTGTCGGAGCATCCGATCCCGGCGGGGGAGACCGGCCCGGACATCGCGTACACCGATGCCGATGTCGACATCTACTGGGACATGATCGCCCAGAACGGTTCGGTCGCTCCGGTCGAGGCCGGCGCGACGCTCTCGCTGAAGGAGAGCCTCGAGGCCCTGCTCATCCCGTCGGGCAACAACTACGGCATCTCGATCTCGAACTGGGCGTTCGGATCCGAGGCCGCACTGGCCGAGAAGGCGAATGCCTGGCTCGCCGCGAACGGGCTCGTGAACACGCATGTCGTCGACTCGAGCGGCATCTCCGACGACAACGTCGGCACCGCCGCCGACATGGTGCGGCTCGGCGAGATCGCCCTCGAAGACCCGACGATCGCCGCGATCGTCGCCTCGAAGAGCGTCGAGATCCCCGAGCTCGGTACGCTGACGAACTCGAACAAGCTGCTCGGCACCCACGGCATCGACGGCATGAAGACCGGCACGACGGATGACGCGGCGAACCTGCTCTTCACCGCCGACTACGCGGTCGGGTCATCGACCGTGACCGTCGTGGGCGTGCTGCTCGGCGGCGAGAGCCACGCCGTGATCGACGAGGCGATCGCGGCGATGCTGGATTCGGTCGTGCCGGGCTTCCACGAGGTCGCCCCGCTCACGGCGAACCAGGTGCTCGCCGAGTACGACACGCCGTGGGGCGAGTCCGCCAGGGCGCGGGCCGCGACCGGCGCATCGCTGGTCGTCTGGAACGACACGCCCGTCGACGTCGAGGTGAACGCCGACCCGATCACGCTCGCCGTTCGCGGCGACGAGGTGGGCACCGCGGTCGTGCGTGCGGGGTCGAAGGAGATCATCGTGCCGCTCGTGCTCGACGCGACGCTCGCCGACCCGGGAGCCTGGTGGCGCCTGACCAACCCGGGCGCACTCGACGAGCAGTCGGCTCAGTCCGGCACCGAGTAG